The Oscillospiraceae bacterium DNA segment CAAACCGGGCCCCGCGCAGCGCGCGCCTGACACTGGCCGCCCCGATGTACTGGGCAATCTCCTCCCAAGCGTGCCGCGCTTCCGGCCGGTGCGCCGACACCTCGTCCGCCACGGCCTCCGCCGGGTTCTCTGCGAGCCCCAGCAGGCCGTTCACCACGCGGTACCGAATGCCGGCGCGGTGCAGGGCGTTTGTGAGTTCCGGCACGGAACAGCCCGCACACTGGGCAAGCCACTCCCCCGTCGTTGTTCCGGCGTAGTCGAGCTGGGGCGCCGGCTGCAAATTTAAGATCACAACGGGCGCGGGACATGCCTGATGCACTGGCAGCACGCTGTCGCTGGTCACATAGGTCGCGTTGTGGCAGAAGACGATATCCACATGCCGTTCCGCGAAAAATGCTCCCGCTCGCAGGCCGGAATCGGCGTCTTCTACCAGACCGAAGTTGTACACCTCGCCGCCGCAAGCCGTCATCTTTTGTTCAATGAATTTTCCATATTTTTCTAATCTTGCCCGCATGCCCGAGAACTGAGCCCAGTAAGCCTTGAGGCCCACCGAATATAGCCCCACACGGACGACGGGATGCGGTTTGATGTTGTCTCTCATATTTGACTCGCCTCTTTACATTTGTAATCTTTTCTCTTATAATAGATGGTGTGAGGGCCGGCACTTTGTCCGCCTATGGCGCGGTCTGTCTGCGAGATATGGGGCGCCTTTTATTGTCTCAATGGATCTTCATCGACAGACATCCTATCCGCCCGAAAAGGAGTGGCATCATGCGAAATTACATTCGATACGCCGCGCGCCTTCTCCCCTGGTTGCTGGTTCTGACCTCCTGCCGGGGCAACGGCGTCGTACCCACGGATACCCCCGCACCTACACCGACGCCCAAACCCCCGATATATGCGCTGATCGTCAAAGAGAAAACCAACCCCTATATGTTAAAAATGTACGAGGGCTTTGCCGCGGCCTGCGAGGAAATCGGCGCCGTGCCCATTTTCGAGGGACCTAGCGCCTACACGGCAAACGCGCAGATAGAGATCATCGAACGGCTGGTCGACGCGCGTTCCGTCGACGCCATCGCCATCGCCGCCAATGACGCCGACGCGCTGGAACCCTCGCTGCAGGCGGCCATGGCAGCCGGCATCAGCGTCCTCTCCCTGGACTCCTCCGTAAACCCCGGCAGCCGGATGACACACATCCAGCAGGCGAGTCCCGAACTCATCGGCCGGGTGCTGATCCAGGCGGCCTGGAGCATGACCGACGGCCACGGGAAAGTGGGGCTCATCTCATCCACTCTCTATGCCACCAACCAAAACCTCTGGATCTCCTGGATGCTGAAAGAGATCGAGGAAAATCCTCTGAAATACCGGGATTTTGAATTGCTGCCGGTACTGTACGGTGACGACGATCCCGACAAATCGACCGAGGCCGCCCTGTCTCTCCTGCGGACGCACAGCGATCTCAAAGCCATCATCACCCCCTCCGTCGTCGGCATGCTGGCGGTGGGCCGTGTGCTGGAGACCCGCTCGCCCGATGTGGTCTTCACCGGCCTCGGGCTCCCCTCCGAGATTGCGTCGTTTATCCGGAGCGGACACTGCCCGTGGATGTATCTCTGGAATCCAATCGACATCGGATATCTGGCGGCCTGGTCGGCCCATGCGCTGCACGCCGATGAAATCACCGGGGCGGTGGGAGACATCCTGACAGCCGGCCGCCTCGGGCAGCGGTTCGTGACGGTCAGCGCGGACGGCGGCACCGAGATCCTTCTCGGAGACCCCGTCAAATTCGACAGCGACAACATCGGAGAGTGGGAACTCGTCTACTGAGAGTTCGGCGGACGGCAAACCTTGAGGTCCGCCGATAGGCTGACGCACTGTCTGGCCTCCGCCACGCCGCCAAACTCCCCTCCCGTGATCATTTGGGCCAGCAAGTTTCCTACGGCCGTGGCCTCCGTGGGGCCCGCCAGCACCGTCTTGCCCGTGCGCCGTGCCGTGAGCGCGTTTAGATAGGCGTCTTTGGCGCCCCCGCCGATAATGTGGATGTCTCGGAAGGTGCGCCCCGTCAGCGTCTCCAGGGCCTGCGCGGTCTGCCCGTAACAGACGGCGAGGCTGTTGTAGATCACAGCGGCCAGCGCGCCCGGCGTCTGAGGAACCGCCTGCCCGCTCTCGGCACAGCAGCGCGCGATCTCTCCCGACATGTTCTCCGGCGACAAAAACCGGTTGTCGTTGCAGTCGACGAGAGATGTGATCGTCTCCCGAGCCGCCATCTCGCTGAGCGCGTCGAAAGAGTAGGCGCCGCCCAGTTCCCGGCCGACGCATTGCAGCATCCAAAGGCCCATGATATTTTTGAGGAAGCGGTATGTCCCTCCGTAGCCGCCCTCGTTTGTAAAGTTGTGCGCCCGGCTCTGGGGCGAACAGTCCGGCGCGGCGCGCTCCGTGCCCATCAGCGACCATGTCCCGGAACTGATGTAGAGTACATCTTGCCCCGACGCGGGTACCGCCAGTACGGCCGATCCGGTGTCGTGGGTCACAGGCGCCACCACCGCGCAGCCGTATCCCACCGCCGTCCGTACGGCGGGCGTCAGCGTCCCGAGTTCTGTCCCGGGCGGGACGATCTCTTGGAAGATATCCCGCGGGTACCCGCACGCGGCGATCAGCTCGTCGTCCCACTGTCTCCGCGTGGCGTTCACGAGCTGCGTCGTCGTCGCGTTTGTGTACTCGGTCTTGCGCGCGCCGCAGAGCAGAAAGTGAAAATAGTCGGGGAGCAGCAACAGGCATCTCGCCTTTTGCAAGTGCTCTTCCCGGCTGTTTTTGACGGCCATCAACTGGTAGATCGTGTTGAAGATCTGCTTTTGGATCCCGGTTCTTCGGTACAGTTCCTCCTCGGACATCCGCCGTGCAACCAGCGCGTCCATGCCGTTTGTACGGGTGTCTCGGTAGCTGACGGGGCAGCCTAGCACCTGCCCCGTCCCGTCGAGAAGGACGAAATCGACGCCCCAGGTGTCGACCCCGACACTCACCGGGACTCTTCCCATCTCTCCGCATTTTCTCATGCCGGCCAGCACCTCGGCAAACAGGGCGTTAAAATCCCAGCAGCACATGCCGTTTTGGCGCAGAAGGTTGTTCCGGAAGCGGTGGATCTCCTCAAACACGAGACGGCCGTCCTGTTTATATCCCAGGACATGACGCCCGCTGGAAGCGCCGATGTCGACGGCCAGATAATATCGCATGACACAAGCCTCCCGTCGCGTCCGGCCGCCCGGCCGGACCTTCTGTTTTTGAAAAAAGTGCCCGGCAGAAAATGTCGGCACACGGCCGGAACCGGGCGCGGACGTCACGCCGACGTTTCGTCAAAGAGCGCCCGGGCATAGGCGCCAAGTACCGCGACACGCCGGGCGAGATCGCCGGTGCCCGCCAATAGACCGTCGTCCAGTCCCTTTGTCGTGCGCGCCTCGTGCCCGATGAGCGCCCAAGCTGCCTCGTAGAGGTGTGCGAACGCCGGCTCCGCCAGTTTCTCGCAGACAAAGCTCTGGCGCGGCTGGTTGATGTCCTCGCCGGAAATCTCAAAGAGACCGTGCCGCCGGCAGAGCGCTTGCACCCGCGCAAGCTGCCGGGCCGTATTGCGGGAGGGCATGTAAGTCACCGCCGCAAATCCCAGTGACGGCAGCGCCGCCATCAATTCGTCGAGATACTCGTCCTCGAAATTTTGGTCCTTTTTATCGCCCGTCGCCGAACCGCGCACATCCCCCAGGTAAGGGTACGCCAACACGATCCGGTGCGCCCGGCAGAAAACCGCGAGGGTTTCGACGGGCGGGCACTCCTCCCCGACCGGCAGATAGAACCGCTCGACGAGGGATGCTTTCAACACGCCCAGCAGATCGTAGTTCCGATAGGGCTGCCGCGCATCGGCCAGCGCAGTCCGCTGCGCGGCCCCGAGCGGCAAGTGCAACGTGCGCTCCACCACCGCGGCAGGATCCTTTTCTTCCAATATTTTACTACTCAAGGCATACAAAATATGTCGCTCGGTGACACTACCGCCCGTATCGGCCTCGGAAAGCGGCCGGACCTCTTTGTCGTAGTCCAGCCGAAGACCCTCCGGCAGCATGGCATTGAGGCGCGGTACCATGGCGCGGTTGCGGCGCTCCCGCGCCGCTGTGTACGGCGCCATGAAGGCCGCCACCGCGTCAAAACAGCCGTGCGGAACTCCATGCAGCGCCGCGTAAGAGATGCCGATTTGATCCGGGTTGTTGGTGCGGCGGCGGCCAAACGGTGTGCCGGCCATGCTGGTGCGGCACTCAAGCCCAATGGTAACCGGCATAGCAAAGCTCTGACCTGCCGCCAAAAACTCCCGCGCACCGCCGATGGTGTCGTGGTCCATGAGCCCCGCCGTACAGAGACCGGCCTGCGCCGCCTTCCACACCGCCGCCGCGGGCGAATAAGGCGAAAAACTGTAGATGGTGTGGATGTGGTTGTTCGTAAAACGCGTGCGGACCGGCGCCGGCGCCCGGGCCGCCGCCTGCGCGGCGCGCAGCCGCTCCGCCGCGGCGGGCGCGTTCAGTCCCGGCCAGATTTCCTTTTCCATCGTGTCCCTCATCTCAGCATGTTCTGTCCGCCCGTAACGGGGATGGCCTGTCCTGTTTCGTACACTTGCTCGACGCAGTACAGGATGGCCCGTGTCACGTCGAGCGGCTGGCAGCCCCGATTCATCGGCACCTTGCTCTCATAAAAACGGCGCACATCTTCCGCCGTCCGCGCGCCCGGCACCTTGCCCGCTTTCAGATACTGCGTGAACAGACCGTGCTCCGGGTCTGCCCAGAGCGGCCCCTCGAAATAGTTGCCGGGGCAGATGGCGTTGACCTTGATGCCGTCTTCCACCAATTCTTTGGCAAAACTTTGTACCAGTCCGATTCCGCCAAACTTGCCGCCCGCGTACGCAAAGTTTTTTTTGGAGCCCTCGAGGCCCGATTTGGAGTTGATCTGGATGATGTCGTAACTCCGCTCCGGATGCTGCGCGCGCTGCGCGCGCATGGCGCGCGCAGCATACTTGACGCAGAGGAAAAACGCCGTATAGTTGACGTGCGTCATCCGCTCAAAAATCTTAAGATCCATGTCCTCCAGTCCTCCCGATTGGAGGATGCCGGCGTTGGAAATGAATACATCCAGCCGTCCGAACCGCGCCATCGTCTCCCGCACCAGCGCTTCGACCTCCGTCTCGGCGCCCACGTCGACGCCGATGGCAAATTCCCCCAGGCGCGCCGCCGTCTGCTCCGCCAGCGCGCGGTTGCGGTCGGCGATGATCACGCGCGCACCTTCCGCTTTCAAACATTCGGCGATGCCCTCGCCGAAGCCCTGCGCCGAACCCGTGATGACGCATACTTTGTCTTTCAGCCTGTTCACGCGCTTTCCTCCTTGTCAACTCGGCATTAAAGAGTTCCTAAGCGGGTCCCTCTCATCACATCAGCCGGGCAGCGGACGGCCGTGCGCCAGCAGCCAGGCCTCCGCCTCCGCATGCCACAATCCGCCGTGCCGCTCGACGATCGCGCCAAGGGCGGGGCTTATCCGCCGCCCCACCTCGTCTACGGCGGTGAGCGGCAGTGACAGATGCGTGTAGATCAACTTCTTTCCACCCGGGATTTCCGGCAGCCGTAACGTCGTGTCGACCACGCAGTCGAGGCCCCCCACATGGGTGATCATCGCCGCGGGGTTCAGCTTGCCGCCCGCCATCATCGCGAGCGCCTCCCGCATGTCGTCCGTATTGCCGCCGGAGTTGCCCGCCACGTGCGTCGCCATGTAATGTACGTTGTAGAAGTTAAACCGCGCCGCGAAAGCGGGGTCCGTCGGCCCCGCAAAGAAATTCAAGCAGCCGTCATACGCGAGGATCGCGTCCGCCTGTTCCACCACGGGCGCGACGGGTGCGTACACAAATACGTCGTCAAACCCGCGTCCGTCCTCCGTTTGCGCCCGCAGGGCGCCCGGCACGTCCGGCACGTCCTTTGTATTTAAATAGCGCAGCACGACCCCCTGCCGGCGGGCCTCGTCCGGCGGATACAGCGCCGCCGCGCGGGTGAGCCGCGCCTCGTCGATGTCCGTCACCATCAGGAGTCCCGGTCGCCGGTCGCTGTGGAGCGCGTAATCAATCGCCCCCAGCCCCATCGGCCCGACCCCTGCCAGCAGCGCCATGTTCCCGCCGGCGCGGATACCCATCTGATGTTCGTACGAGCCCGGCGCCGTGTGGTAGTTGACGTGAAACCCCCCCACAATACAGCTGGCCGGCTCCGCGAGACTCCCCATGAAGAACGCGTCGCCCTCGTATTTCAGCAGACAGTTCCGCTCCATCACTACGGCCGGGAGAATTACATAGGTGGCGTCGCCGCCAAGATAGGGAAACGAATAGCCCGGCGCGGCATGCACATTGCCGGGGTCACTCAGCGCCGGCTGAATTGAAAACTTCTCCCCGGGACGAACCAGATCCCGCCACTTGGCGCCCACTTCACAGATAGCCCCGCAGAACTCATGGCCGATGATGACAGGACGTTCGCCCACATCCGCCGGCACACGCTTGTGCGCCGCCCCCTGCTCCGCCGCCTTATGAGACGACATGCACACGCTGTCCGAGACGATCTTCGCCAAAATCTCATCATCCCGGATCGGCGGCAGCACAAAGCGCTCCAGTCTCAGGTCCCGTCTGCCATACAGGCGCACAGCCGTTGTCTCCATCATCTTCCCTCCCTTGCGGGCCGGGTACGACGCCCGGTCCGCGTATGTGCGGTGTGAGAGCCCCTGTGTATACAGCACCCTTATATGCCGAGCCGTTCGCGGCGCATTTTCTCGCCGGTGGCAAAGCTCATCCCCGGTGTGTGCCCGGGGAGCGGCACAATCTTCTGGTGAATGGCGTCCAGGATCCAGAAGGCTTGCGGGTAATACCAATCTTCCAGCTCCGGGCAAGGCGCGATGACGTTCGGCGCCCCCACCACCACCGGCGGCCCGTCCAGGTCGTCGAAACAAAATTCCGTGATATTGCGCGCCATGTCGTTCAGATGGCTGCCGCGTTCACACGCGTCCGACACCAGGACGATCCGCCCTGTTTTTTTGACGCTCTCGGCCACGGGCGCGTAATCAAACGGCACCAAGCTTCGTGCATCAATGACCTCGGCCGACAGTCCGTATGTCTCCTGCAGCACGTCGGCCGCCTGCATCGCAGCATACAACGACGCCCCCACCGACAAAATCGTCACATCCGTGCCCACGCGTTTCACGTCCGGCAATCCCAACGGGATCTCGTACGCCTCCCGTGGCACGCCCCCCTCGTGGAACCGCTCGCCCATGTCGTAGAGCTTCTGACTCTCAAAAAACACCACGGGGTCGGTACCGTTCAGCGCCGCCGTCATCAACCCCTTGGCGTCATACGGCGTGGCCGGGAAACACACTTTCAGCCCGGGAATATGCGCCGCCAGACTCGTCCAGTCCTGCGCGTGCTGAGCCCCGTATTTCGACCCCACCGAGACGCGCAGCACCACCGGCATCTGCAGCGCACCCGCACTCATCGCCTGCCATTTGGAGAGCTGGTTGAACACCTCGTCGCCCGCCCGTCCCAGAAAGTCACAGTACATGAGCTCTGGCACGCATCGGCCGCCCATCAGGCCGTAGCCCACGGCCGCCGCCACAATGGTACCCTCCGAGATCGGCGTGTTGAAAAAGCGGTGGTAGGGCATGGACTCCGTTACGCCGCCGTAGACACCGAACGCGCCGCCCCAGTCTCGGTTGTCCTCACCGAAGGCGATGAGTGTCGGATCCTCGTAGAACTTGTCTAAAATGGTCTCGAAGAGCGCGTCGCGTATGCTGTACTGTCGGATCTTGCTGACCGGCTTTCCGTCTGATCCTATCTCGGAACGCACCTTGTCCGCCAGTTTTTTCAGCCGGCTGTTGGTCTCCTTTGGCGCCAGCGCTTCCGGTTCGCCGTCCGCCATCTTGCGTTTTGTCTGATTGGAGAACATGTACTTTCGAATGGCGTCCGGTTCCGCCATCAGGTCCATGCGGGGCGACACGTTCTCGTCGATCGCCAGCTTCATGATACGGGTAATGCGCGCGCGCAGCCCGGCCTCCGTCTCCTCCAACGCGCTCACGCCGCTCAACCCCGCGCCCGTCAGCTCCTGTTTGAAAGCCGCGATGGAGTCCACCGCCTGCCAGGCCTCGATCTCCTCTTTCGTGCGGTACGACGACGAGTCGGTCGCCGAGTGCCCGACGTACCGATAGGTAACGGTGTCGAGCAACACCGGGCCCTCTCTATTTTCCAATATTTTCTTTTTTCGGGTGAAGGCGTCGATGACCGCCAGCACATTGTATCCGTCCACGCGTTCGGCGTGGAGCTGTGTGGGCGAGAGACCCGCTCCGATACGTGCCAGGACATCGTAAGCCATCGTCTCCCCAGACGTCTGGCCGCCCATGCCGTAAGCATTGTTGAAGACATTGAAGATAAGCGGCAGTCCGCCTTTCATGTCGCCCTCCCAGAGCTGCGTAAACTGACCCTGCGCCGCGAAGTTGAGCGCCTCCCACACCGGCCCGCAGCCCAGCGATCCGTCGCCGATGTTGCACACCACCACCCCGGGTTTGCGGTTTACCTTGTTGTACAGCGCGGCCCCCACGGTGATGCCCGCCGAACCCCCGACAATGGCGTTGTTCGGATAGATGCCAAACGGCGTGAAGAATACGTGCATCGAGTTCCCAAGGCCCCCGGTAAACCCGTTCCGACGCCCAAACAACTCCGCCATGAAGCCGTACAGCAAAAAGTCCAGCGCCACGTCGCGCACCTGCCCGGATGTGTTGTGTGCTTCCACCGCCGACAGCAGCGCTCCGCCCATAAAGCGCTTCATGATGTCATAGAGCTCATCTTCCGGCAGATTTTTGATCGCCGCGCAGCC contains these protein-coding regions:
- a CDS encoding SDR family NAD(P)-dependent oxidoreductase encodes the protein MNRLKDKVCVITGSAQGFGEGIAECLKAEGARVIIADRNRALAEQTAARLGEFAIGVDVGAETEVEALVRETMARFGRLDVFISNAGILQSGGLEDMDLKIFERMTHVNYTAFFLCVKYAARAMRAQRAQHPERSYDIIQINSKSGLEGSKKNFAYAGGKFGGIGLVQSFAKELVEDGIKVNAICPGNYFEGPLWADPEHGLFTQYLKAGKVPGARTAEDVRRFYESKVPMNRGCQPLDVTRAILYCVEQVYETGQAIPVTGGQNMLR
- a CDS encoding dehydrogenase, whose product is MPKSLFVDPAKVRAASMLTFAPIPLNQYSTPFAEAAKAYTREDLLGLHRDMYLIREFETMLYSVRTVKQYGGVEYVYTGPAHLYVGQEAGAVGMAYTLTKDDVIFGSHRSHGEVLAKGCAAIKNLPEDELYDIMKRFMGGALLSAVEAHNTSGQVRDVALDFLLYGFMAELFGRRNGFTGGLGNSMHVFFTPFGIYPNNAIVGGSAGITVGAALYNKVNRKPGVVVCNIGDGSLGCGPVWEALNFAAQGQFTQLWEGDMKGGLPLIFNVFNNAYGMGGQTSGETMAYDVLARIGAGLSPTQLHAERVDGYNVLAVIDAFTRKKKILENREGPVLLDTVTYRYVGHSATDSSSYRTKEEIEAWQAVDSIAAFKQELTGAGLSGVSALEETEAGLRARITRIMKLAIDENVSPRMDLMAEPDAIRKYMFSNQTKRKMADGEPEALAPKETNSRLKKLADKVRSEIGSDGKPVSKIRQYSIRDALFETILDKFYEDPTLIAFGEDNRDWGGAFGVYGGVTESMPYHRFFNTPISEGTIVAAAVGYGLMGGRCVPELMYCDFLGRAGDEVFNQLSKWQAMSAGALQMPVVLRVSVGSKYGAQHAQDWTSLAAHIPGLKVCFPATPYDAKGLMTAALNGTDPVVFFESQKLYDMGERFHEGGVPREAYEIPLGLPDVKRVGTDVTILSVGASLYAAMQAADVLQETYGLSAEVIDARSLVPFDYAPVAESVKKTGRIVLVSDACERGSHLNDMARNITEFCFDDLDGPPVVVGAPNVIAPCPELEDWYYPQAFWILDAIHQKIVPLPGHTPGMSFATGEKMRRERLGI
- the rhaB gene encoding rhamnulokinase, whose amino-acid sequence is MRYYLAVDIGASSGRHVLGYKQDGRLVFEEIHRFRNNLLRQNGMCCWDFNALFAEVLAGMRKCGEMGRVPVSVGVDTWGVDFVLLDGTGQVLGCPVSYRDTRTNGMDALVARRMSEEELYRRTGIQKQIFNTIYQLMAVKNSREEHLQKARCLLLLPDYFHFLLCGARKTEYTNATTTQLVNATRRQWDDELIAACGYPRDIFQEIVPPGTELGTLTPAVRTAVGYGCAVVAPVTHDTGSAVLAVPASGQDVLYISSGTWSLMGTERAAPDCSPQSRAHNFTNEGGYGGTYRFLKNIMGLWMLQCVGRELGGAYSFDALSEMAARETITSLVDCNDNRFLSPENMSGEIARCCAESGQAVPQTPGALAAVIYNSLAVCYGQTAQALETLTGRTFRDIHIIGGGAKDAYLNALTARRTGKTVLAGPTEATAVGNLLAQMITGGEFGGVAEARQCVSLSADLKVCRPPNSQ
- a CDS encoding zinc-binding dehydrogenase; the encoded protein is MMETTAVRLYGRRDLRLERFVLPPIRDDEILAKIVSDSVCMSSHKAAEQGAAHKRVPADVGERPVIIGHEFCGAICEVGAKWRDLVRPGEKFSIQPALSDPGNVHAAPGYSFPYLGGDATYVILPAVVMERNCLLKYEGDAFFMGSLAEPASCIVGGFHVNYHTAPGSYEHQMGIRAGGNMALLAGVGPMGLGAIDYALHSDRRPGLLMVTDIDEARLTRAAALYPPDEARRQGVVLRYLNTKDVPDVPGALRAQTEDGRGFDDVFVYAPVAPVVEQADAILAYDGCLNFFAGPTDPAFAARFNFYNVHYMATHVAGNSGGNTDDMREALAMMAGGKLNPAAMITHVGGLDCVVDTTLRLPEIPGGKKLIYTHLSLPLTAVDEVGRRISPALGAIVERHGGLWHAEAEAWLLAHGRPLPG
- a CDS encoding PHP domain-containing protein codes for the protein MEKEIWPGLNAPAAAERLRAAQAAARAPAPVRTRFTNNHIHTIYSFSPYSPAAAVWKAAQAGLCTAGLMDHDTIGGAREFLAAGQSFAMPVTIGLECRTSMAGTPFGRRRTNNPDQIGISYAALHGVPHGCFDAVAAFMAPYTAARERRNRAMVPRLNAMLPEGLRLDYDKEVRPLSEADTGGSVTERHILYALSSKILEEKDPAAVVERTLHLPLGAAQRTALADARQPYRNYDLLGVLKASLVERFYLPVGEECPPVETLAVFCRAHRIVLAYPYLGDVRGSATGDKKDQNFEDEYLDELMAALPSLGFAAVTYMPSRNTARQLARVQALCRRHGLFEISGEDINQPRQSFVCEKLAEPAFAHLYEAAWALIGHEARTTKGLDDGLLAGTGDLARRVAVLGAYARALFDETSA
- a CDS encoding substrate-binding domain-containing protein; translation: MRNYIRYAARLLPWLLVLTSCRGNGVVPTDTPAPTPTPKPPIYALIVKEKTNPYMLKMYEGFAAACEEIGAVPIFEGPSAYTANAQIEIIERLVDARSVDAIAIAANDADALEPSLQAAMAAGISVLSLDSSVNPGSRMTHIQQASPELIGRVLIQAAWSMTDGHGKVGLISSTLYATNQNLWISWMLKEIEENPLKYRDFELLPVLYGDDDPDKSTEAALSLLRTHSDLKAIITPSVVGMLAVGRVLETRSPDVVFTGLGLPSEIASFIRSGHCPWMYLWNPIDIGYLAAWSAHALHADEITGAVGDILTAGRLGQRFVTVSADGGTEILLGDPVKFDSDNIGEWELVY